Sequence from the Desulfobacterales bacterium genome:
TCATGAAATCCGATTGTGCAAACGCCTGTTTTAAAAAACAAATTAATGAACGCTCCACTATGAGCTTCGGAAAATATTCATTAGATATATTATGTCTATTTCTAACTAAATAAGAGATATATTATAGGTTTTTCAAATTAAATTTCAAGTCATGGATATGGCGTATAGGGATAAAACGCTTTTGTCCTGTTATTTCGTGAGAATCATTTCCCCTTAATACCATTTGTTTATCCTAAATTTAGTACACGGTCCTCAAGATATCATTTAAAGATAGATGTCAAAATAGGCCAAATATTTTCTGACTTTTGTTAGCATGGAATATAGTGTTACTATTTTGAGCGCTGCGAATCCGTCAAACCCAATAATACCGGTTTCTTTTAGAAAACCATTATTTCACAGGCACTTATTAACAGTCAGCTAAGTAACAAAATTAATTATGGCCATATGCAACGGGTCTATTCCAAATTTAACCGATCTAAAATTGTTAATCATGACTGAAGGGAGTTTAATATGGAAGAAAAGCCTGCACGCGTAGATCATGTCCTGATGTGGCCCGGTATTGTTATCACAGGCGTACTCGGGCTGTTGCTGTCCATTTTCCCCGAATCGGGGAAAGCGGTTGTTGATGTGTTATTCGCCGGCATAACACACAATTTCAAATGGCTGTTTCTGCTTTTCGGCATTTTTTGCGTTATCGTGCTTATCTGGCTTGCATCCTCGAGGTGGGGCACTATCAAACTCGGTGATCCCGACGACGAGCCTGAATTTTCAACCTATTCCTGGGTGGCCATGATATTTTGTGCCGGTATCGGGATTGCCATTGTCTACTGGGCATTTATCGAGCCAGTTTACTACCTGAATGCCAGCATGCTCCATGCGGACCCGGACAAACAAAAGGGACTCATAGGTGAGCTGGCGGGCATGTATGGGCAGTTCCACTGGGGGATAACACCGTGGGCCATTTATGCCCTTCCAACATTTCCAATTGCCTATGCCATCCATGTTAAAAAGGTGCCGGCCCTGCGCCTGAGCGCAGCCTGTCGTGGCATCATCGGCAAGCATGCTGATGGATTGTTTGGAAAATTAATCGATATAATCGTTATTTTCGCCATGATCGGCGGTGTCGCCACAAGTCTTGGCCTTGCAGTGCCGCTTGGAACGGCACTGGTTTCCAAAATGACAGGGCTGGCTGAAACCTTCGCCTTGCAGGTGACGGTTTTGATCATCTGGACGACGCTGTTCACCATTACAGTTTGGGCCGGGCTTAAAAAAGGCATCTCAAAGCTTGCCGACATCAATACCTATATCGCTTTTTTCTTGCTGCTTTATGTATTTGTCATCGGGCCGACAACGTTTATCCTGAATACATGGTGCAACAGCCTTGGGCTGATGCTCAGCGAGTATTTTAGACTGAGCCTCTGGACAGATCCTATTTCAAACGGTGGTTTTCCTGAAACCT
This genomic interval carries:
- a CDS encoding BCCT family transporter; translation: MEEKPARVDHVLMWPGIVITGVLGLLLSIFPESGKAVVDVLFAGITHNFKWLFLLFGIFCVIVLIWLASSRWGTIKLGDPDDEPEFSTYSWVAMIFCAGIGIAIVYWAFIEPVYYLNASMLHADPDKQKGLIGELAGMYGQFHWGITPWAIYALPTFPIAYAIHVKKVPALRLSAACRGIIGKHADGLFGKLIDIIVIFAMIGGVATSLGLAVPLGTALVSKMTGLAETFALQVTVLIIWTTLFTITVWAGLKKGISKLADINTYIAFFLLLYVFVIGPTTFILNTWCNSLGLMLSEYFRLSLWTDPISNGGFPETWTVIYWAWWVAYAPLMGLFVARISRGRTIRQVVLGELIWGSLGCWVFFAVWGGYSIHLQTSGGLDVYAILKESNWSNHVTIVAILDTLPGASYIFIPAFTILCSIFLATTINSAAYTLSSQVTTELAGDQEPPRWNRTLWGLLLALLALGLLSIGALKAVALCSLAVALPLIPVLILMMFSMMKWIKEDYGDILKVRVDALPYEKIKPVE